The following proteins come from a genomic window of Corallococcus sp. NCRR:
- a CDS encoding cytochrome P450, protein MPNALSRGLFNLFFGAKRKPFASLPGPAPGILGTAGDFLGASPWDVCARYGREYGGVTLIWMGPNPGLVLNDPALIAEVYESPRRMEFEKGNISEQIRPSTTDDTAFTAELRGDWVQKRALEPTARPWAAESLADQVGPMQAAISESVDALLKQDRIDFTPALRRLTFDAFSVAQVGEKLPDQVFEDFMLLARAADARIQSKLPLKFVKPPKDFEAVKARFYGHFVDRIRESRKRQDPGAMDVMSRYLRETPGIDDQVLAHMLGGTYFGGAFSSSVTLVGAFHQLNKYPDADARLAAEAASLVADGPLTFQKLETAKWAEAVAYEALRILPAVRVMTRTPSKDAQLAGVTLPAGSMIMISNQHLHRDPAHWPDPDTFKPERWLDGGTTRDPLGSGHFFPFGRGPRACVGADFAMVFLKTALTTIASRVKVQLDSTEPFEEGFFFGVVLPKGVTGKLVARETQASLTARVG, encoded by the coding sequence GTGCCCAACGCCCTCTCTCGCGGCCTCTTCAACCTGTTCTTCGGCGCGAAGCGCAAGCCGTTCGCTTCGTTGCCCGGTCCTGCGCCGGGGATCCTCGGCACCGCCGGGGACTTCCTCGGGGCTTCGCCCTGGGACGTCTGCGCCCGCTATGGCCGCGAGTACGGCGGCGTCACGCTCATCTGGATGGGGCCCAATCCCGGGCTGGTGCTCAACGACCCGGCGCTCATCGCGGAGGTCTACGAGTCCCCGCGCCGGATGGAGTTCGAGAAGGGCAACATCAGCGAGCAGATCCGCCCCTCCACGACGGACGACACGGCCTTCACGGCGGAGCTGCGTGGAGACTGGGTCCAGAAGCGCGCGCTGGAGCCCACGGCCCGGCCTTGGGCCGCGGAGTCGCTGGCGGACCAGGTGGGTCCCATGCAGGCGGCCATCTCCGAGTCCGTGGACGCGCTGCTGAAGCAGGACCGCATCGACTTCACGCCCGCGCTGCGACGGCTGACGTTCGACGCGTTCTCGGTGGCGCAGGTGGGGGAGAAGCTGCCGGATCAGGTGTTCGAGGACTTCATGCTGCTCGCGAGGGCGGCGGACGCGCGCATCCAGTCGAAGCTGCCGCTGAAGTTCGTGAAGCCGCCGAAGGACTTCGAGGCGGTGAAGGCGCGCTTCTACGGTCACTTCGTGGACCGCATCCGCGAGTCACGCAAGCGCCAGGACCCGGGCGCCATGGACGTCATGTCCCGCTACCTGCGGGAGACGCCGGGCATCGATGATCAGGTGCTGGCCCACATGCTCGGGGGCACGTACTTCGGAGGCGCGTTCTCCTCCAGCGTCACGCTGGTGGGGGCGTTCCACCAGCTCAACAAGTACCCGGACGCCGACGCGCGTCTGGCCGCCGAGGCCGCTTCCCTGGTGGCGGACGGGCCGCTGACGTTCCAGAAGTTGGAGACCGCGAAGTGGGCGGAGGCGGTGGCCTATGAAGCGCTGCGCATCCTGCCGGCGGTCCGGGTGATGACGCGCACGCCGTCGAAGGACGCGCAGCTGGCTGGGGTTACGTTGCCAGCGGGGTCGATGATCATGATCTCGAACCAGCACCTGCACCGGGACCCGGCGCACTGGCCGGACCCGGACACGTTCAAGCCGGAGCGCTGGCTGGACGGGGGCACGACGCGAGATCCGCTGGGAAGCGGCCACTTCTTCCCCTTCGGCCGGGGGCCACGCGCGTGCGTGGGCGCGGACTTCGCGATGGTGTTCCTGAAGACGGCGCTGACGACGATTGCGTCCCGCGTGAAGGTCCAGCTCGATTCGACGGAACCCTTCGAGGAGGGCTTCTTCTTCGGCGTGGTGCTGCCGAAGGGCGTCACCGGGAAGCTCGTCGCACGGGAGACCCAGGCATCACTGACTGCCAGGGTTGGATGA
- a CDS encoding DUF2381 family protein, protein MRALPLLRYGLLLVLMASPSLAREVADKLTIRTLKVPAHPAQEAPSIYVSWQVVTALRFEAEVDPARTRFLGWEGRFEAPLIGGKKVILEPLRELDGGDALPLLVTLVDGTEFTFLVRARSQDNWGWIDYQVNVFKDPDSYNAVLSSLYDSLGRERRLSEENERFKKEENSVDHAYATLLANGQVKKTPFRRAKFWRSKNEDMDMVVEVFSGPEKAAAVIHLTNTYHGQTWMFDGAYLTRDFSSDTARPFALRMNRSVLVSGQSGRIAVVVDKSAFEDKEGQLADLGLQIFRDDGLLQVFVAMDHTLLRQ, encoded by the coding sequence ATGCGCGCCCTCCCTCTTCTCAGGTATGGCCTCCTGCTTGTCCTGATGGCTTCGCCGTCCCTGGCGAGGGAGGTGGCGGACAAGCTCACCATCCGGACGCTCAAGGTCCCAGCCCATCCAGCCCAGGAGGCGCCGTCCATCTATGTCTCCTGGCAGGTGGTGACAGCGCTTCGATTCGAGGCGGAAGTAGATCCCGCCCGGACGAGGTTCCTGGGATGGGAAGGACGTTTCGAAGCGCCACTGATCGGCGGCAAGAAGGTCATCCTCGAGCCACTGCGTGAGCTTGATGGTGGTGACGCGTTACCCCTGCTGGTGACACTCGTTGATGGAACGGAATTCACGTTCCTCGTGAGGGCCAGGAGCCAGGACAACTGGGGCTGGATCGACTATCAGGTCAACGTGTTCAAGGACCCCGACAGCTACAATGCGGTCCTCTCGTCGCTCTATGACTCGCTCGGCCGCGAGCGCAGGCTGAGTGAGGAGAATGAGCGATTCAAGAAGGAAGAGAACTCGGTCGACCACGCCTACGCGACGCTTCTCGCGAATGGACAGGTCAAGAAGACGCCGTTTCGGCGTGCGAAGTTCTGGCGCTCGAAGAACGAAGACATGGACATGGTTGTGGAGGTCTTCTCGGGGCCAGAAAAGGCAGCGGCCGTGATTCACCTGACGAACACCTACCATGGCCAGACCTGGATGTTCGACGGGGCCTATCTCACTCGCGACTTCTCCAGTGACACCGCTCGCCCGTTCGCGCTTCGCATGAACCGCTCGGTCCTCGTTTCGGGGCAGTCGGGCAGGATCGCCGTCGTTGTCGACAAGAGCGCCTTCGAGGACAAGGAGGGACAACTGGCCGATCTGGGCCTCCAGATCTTCCGGGACGATGGACTCCTCCAGGTGTTCGTCGCGATGGATCACACCCTGCTTCGGCAGTAG
- a CDS encoding serine/threonine protein kinase, with amino-acid sequence MRMPKALLFGTVLLLGASAGCTAAGGVALRPDGTPGPQECSEKALEVMRYLRLRVGDAALADLDANQIDARRISLYDGPIESILKDDMGTLEATTRLYGRVWTSGPQVVIRWYEAHPPDGDKVPICAVARLSRDQMRKLPESKPGMAILDGSVAAAYIVDSFR; translated from the coding sequence ATGCGCATGCCCAAGGCCCTGTTGTTCGGCACTGTCCTCCTGCTTGGCGCCTCTGCCGGCTGTACTGCGGCGGGCGGTGTGGCGCTACGCCCCGACGGAACCCCGGGGCCGCAGGAGTGCTCGGAGAAAGCGCTCGAAGTCATGCGGTATCTGAGACTGCGCGTGGGGGACGCCGCGCTTGCGGATCTCGATGCCAACCAGATCGACGCCCGCCGCATCTCGCTTTACGACGGACCCATTGAGAGCATCCTCAAGGACGACATGGGCACCCTTGAGGCGACGACACGCTTGTATGGGCGGGTCTGGACGAGCGGGCCCCAGGTCGTCATTCGCTGGTACGAGGCGCACCCGCCAGATGGCGACAAGGTTCCCATCTGCGCCGTGGCTCGCCTCAGCCGGGATCAAATGCGGAAGCTGCCTGAGTCAAAGCCCGGAATGGCGATTCTCGACGGCTCCGTCGCGGCTGCCTACATCGTCGATTCATTTCGCTGA
- a CDS encoding DUF3103 domain-containing protein: protein MKPAALRERISVSLAADKREVALTLAKQDTVLRKALASRLSAEHLSVDLKQWLSTVPAPSSVTGVAERADLSIRRLKGIDRELDSLLQLRLASASMLAALQQGVEPLYAYEPDGDDSQWRFIEAFDGLGRVHHLDVHRMPEQPVLVVDLDARRDLAAGIKLMREQLVALGQRPLPVQSTAAAATSTPVTILDRIYLNDDEEPWISGNAEVYAIVNGVDPSRDAPQLDIVDMPYLDTDGRVYTPNQVLIFWERYRWAAANVILMEHDDNTSYQELVSYLFNVASQILTAIGQPEIGALVALGSGLVDRMPGEWFTNDDDYVDSFYTLEKNHAYTNYSGARGNAVVSLRPYELLSQ, encoded by the coding sequence ATGAAGCCAGCGGCGCTGCGCGAGCGCATCAGCGTGTCGCTGGCCGCCGATAAGCGCGAGGTGGCGCTGACCCTGGCGAAGCAGGACACGGTGCTGCGAAAAGCGCTCGCTTCCCGCTTGAGCGCCGAGCACCTCTCCGTGGATCTGAAGCAGTGGCTGAGCACCGTGCCGGCCCCGTCCTCTGTCACGGGCGTGGCGGAGCGAGCGGACCTGAGCATCCGCCGGCTCAAGGGCATCGATCGGGAGCTCGACAGCCTGCTTCAGCTGCGTCTGGCCAGCGCGTCCATGCTGGCGGCATTGCAGCAAGGCGTTGAGCCCCTCTACGCGTATGAGCCGGACGGCGATGACTCCCAGTGGCGATTCATCGAGGCCTTCGATGGCCTTGGCCGCGTGCACCATCTCGACGTGCACCGCATGCCTGAACAGCCGGTGCTGGTGGTGGACCTCGACGCGCGCAGGGACCTGGCCGCCGGCATCAAGCTGATGCGCGAGCAACTCGTGGCCCTCGGGCAGCGTCCCCTGCCCGTCCAGAGCACGGCCGCCGCGGCGACCAGCACGCCGGTGACGATCCTCGATCGCATCTACCTGAACGACGACGAGGAGCCCTGGATCTCCGGCAACGCGGAGGTCTACGCCATCGTCAACGGTGTCGACCCCAGCCGTGACGCGCCGCAGTTGGACATCGTCGACATGCCCTATCTGGACACGGACGGGAGGGTCTATACCCCGAACCAGGTCCTGATCTTCTGGGAGCGTTATCGCTGGGCGGCGGCGAACGTCATCCTCATGGAGCATGACGACAACACCAGTTACCAGGAGCTGGTGAGCTACCTGTTCAATGTCGCGAGCCAGATCCTGACGGCCATCGGCCAGCCGGAGATCGGCGCCCTGGTGGCCCTGGGCAGCGGGCTGGTGGATCGCATGCCCGGTGAATGGTTCACCAACGACGACGACTACGTCGATTCGTTCTACACGTTGGAAAAGAACCACGCCTACACCAACTACAGCGGAGCACGCGGCAACGCGGTGGTGTCGCTCAGGCCTTACGAACTCCTGAGCCAGTAG
- a CDS encoding 2OG-Fe(II) oxygenase — translation MSARRGGALAVRAPPGIQARVGAVDWEVTSRELDARGCAVLGALLTADECEALALLYDVEDAFRSRVVMARHGFGRGEYKYFDHPLPEVVTDLRTALYPCLAPIANRWNTAMGLDVRFPDAHADFLARCHEAGQMRPTPLLLRYGTDDYNCLHQDLYGEHVFPLQVAILLSDPGKDFTGGEFVLTEQRPRVQSRAEVVPLRQGDAVVFAVHHRPVQGTRGTYRVNLRHGVSRVRSGMRHTVGIIFHDAA, via the coding sequence ATGAGCGCACGCCGTGGAGGTGCGCTCGCGGTCCGCGCCCCGCCGGGGATCCAGGCACGAGTGGGTGCGGTGGATTGGGAGGTGACGAGCCGGGAGCTGGATGCTCGGGGGTGTGCGGTGCTCGGGGCCCTGCTCACCGCTGACGAGTGCGAAGCATTGGCGCTGCTCTACGACGTGGAGGATGCCTTTCGCAGTCGGGTCGTCATGGCGCGGCACGGGTTTGGCCGAGGTGAATACAAATACTTCGACCATCCGCTTCCAGAGGTCGTGACGGACCTGCGCACGGCGCTGTACCCATGCCTGGCGCCCATCGCGAACCGATGGAACACGGCGATGGGCCTCGACGTGCGGTTTCCGGACGCGCACGCGGACTTCCTCGCACGCTGCCACGAAGCCGGGCAGATGCGGCCCACGCCCCTGCTCTTGCGCTACGGCACGGACGACTACAACTGCCTGCACCAGGACCTGTACGGCGAGCACGTCTTCCCGCTCCAGGTAGCCATTCTCCTCTCCGATCCAGGAAAGGACTTCACGGGTGGCGAGTTCGTGCTGACGGAGCAGCGTCCCCGGGTGCAGTCCCGCGCGGAGGTCGTCCCCTTGCGTCAAGGAGACGCGGTCGTCTTCGCGGTGCATCATCGACCGGTCCAGGGCACGCGGGGCACGTACCGCGTCAATCTGCGTCACGGCGTCAGCCGCGTGCGCTCGGGTATGAGGCACACGGTGGGCATCATTTTCCATGATGCGGCGTAG
- the ada gene encoding bifunctional DNA-binding transcriptional regulator/O6-methylguanine-DNA methyltransferase Ada — protein sequence MATKTEALAAATVGDPRWAAVVARDAAADGRFFYSVRTTGVYCRPSCGARTPRPENVGFHLTVAAAEQAGFRACKRCRPGEPSLAVKHADRVADLCRFIQASEEMPSLEELAERAGLSPYHLHRVFKAVTGLTPKGYAAAQRAERIRAGLTKRGSVTEAIYDAGFNSSGRFYETSSQVLGMTPTNFRAGGANTEIHFAIAECSLGPILVATSDRGVCAILMGDDPDALAKDLQDRFPQATLVGGDAKFEQLVAKVVGFVEAPRVGLDLPLDVRGTAFQQRVWQALREIPAGKTASYTDIAERIGSPKSVRAVAQACGANALAVVIPCHRVVRNDGALSGYRWGVERKRALLERESAHAADGGLAQGARR from the coding sequence ATGGCGACGAAGACGGAAGCCCTCGCGGCGGCGACGGTGGGCGACCCGCGCTGGGCGGCGGTCGTCGCCCGGGACGCGGCGGCGGATGGGCGCTTCTTCTATTCCGTGCGGACGACGGGGGTGTACTGCCGTCCGTCCTGTGGCGCGAGGACACCGAGGCCGGAGAACGTGGGCTTCCACCTGACGGTGGCGGCGGCGGAGCAGGCGGGGTTCCGGGCGTGCAAGCGGTGCAGGCCGGGGGAGCCCTCGCTCGCCGTGAAGCACGCGGACCGGGTGGCCGACCTGTGCCGCTTCATCCAGGCCTCCGAGGAGATGCCGAGCCTGGAGGAGCTTGCGGAGCGCGCGGGGCTGTCGCCGTACCACCTGCACCGGGTGTTCAAGGCCGTCACGGGGCTGACGCCGAAGGGCTATGCGGCGGCGCAGCGTGCGGAGCGGATCCGCGCCGGGCTGACGAAGCGCGGCTCCGTCACCGAGGCCATCTACGACGCCGGCTTCAATTCGAGCGGCCGTTTCTACGAAACCTCCAGCCAGGTCCTGGGCATGACACCGACGAACTTCCGCGCCGGGGGCGCGAACACGGAGATCCACTTCGCCATCGCGGAGTGCTCGCTGGGTCCCATCCTGGTGGCCACGAGCGACCGGGGCGTATGCGCCATCCTGATGGGGGATGATCCGGACGCGCTGGCGAAGGACCTCCAGGACCGCTTCCCGCAGGCGACGTTGGTGGGAGGCGACGCGAAGTTCGAGCAGTTGGTGGCGAAGGTCGTGGGCTTCGTGGAGGCGCCGCGCGTGGGGCTGGACCTGCCCCTGGACGTGCGGGGCACGGCGTTCCAGCAGCGCGTGTGGCAGGCGCTGCGGGAGATCCCGGCGGGGAAGACGGCGAGCTACACGGACATCGCGGAGCGGATTGGCTCACCGAAGTCCGTGCGGGCCGTGGCGCAGGCCTGTGGGGCGAATGCGCTGGCGGTGGTGATTCCGTGTCACCGGGTGGTGCGCAATGACGGCGCGCTGTCTGGCTACCGCTGGGGCGTGGAGCGCAAGCGCGCGCTGCTGGAGCGCGAATCCGCGCACGCGGCAGATGGCGGGCTGGCGCAAGGGGCGCGGAGATGA
- a CDS encoding C45 family autoproteolytic acyltransferase/hydolase, translating into MSHLRLMWKRSRLLWPTLAACASASAWAAPASIAIPNAGFESGAASGLPQGWTASGQGKVSARTDAKSEGSRSLVIESPQGGAETTVVSEPVKLQVGRLYRLSAWVRTQGVQADAQARYPTALGACLSMQSFPFTNCSPPQGADQSGRVQVLFFATTSNDRVRAHLGHNGKATGTAWFDDVKLEEVTDVTQYIPMESVRWAGKGFRYDDGGWVYVHIEGEPYERGRQYGELVSQEIVRYIEKLGIQKDKADAAKGWAQVRLLADSLFLRRFDPEYLEEMKGIADGANVGGAKFKGPDGKERDLDVLDVVAINSAVDLGQLEDANRVTASPISGRTFLKGEDENGRAGEGDHCSSFVATKSATKDGRVVMGQIFMWNGYTGVHWDVVLDVQPTKGHRFVMQTFPGGIHSGSDWMLNDAGIVIGETTVGQTPFNIDGTPQSNRIRKAVQYANSIDDVERILKDRNNGLYTNDWTLADTKTDEGACLLLGTAKTRLWRTGSKGKAGDTPGNLKDFIWANNNNRDPEVRKESVPNASNAPVDLAFNTWNRDVAFQEYYAKYGKGGFDVDSATRMMASSPINRPHACDGKITTSEMTEKLMFLAHYGKTTLREKMVGSRWIPDLPGATPHLSLGYTAFSPIYVADQLKAAKAKQKPEPKADKPKRDFARVKDALSFDEKKLWANTVFPATDADNWFGSGSAAYWTQLRDLPEGDDLSKAFDAQRDALAELNARYLYVTAREGDVVPTAARTDYGRYGQYAVPRIKGTYLLHQLRLTLGNAKFAKVMGAVHSKFANKKLTTQDFIRTASEAAGQDVSPWVKQWVERGGLPAPRLTSRAQKAKEGYEVTLKVDQSGTPWRFATLVEVQTEKGAVLERMEVKSGSDTFTVKVPDRPVRVVFNVGNDIPVARERYQTLANTLDDWDKLLFVYGSARQVESMRTLATNYREQLADASPERLAPLKPDAEVTDAELADRDLVVFGGLEDNGLMARLAAEKKLPVELGRRFFRWQGKTYGRADDGLALALPNPWNPKRTLYLFVANSGLELWHMTRSFQRGLQSWALFRAGEVSGKGFHATDGFTQELSVDLPAPKLGMLTP; encoded by the coding sequence ATGTCCCACCTGCGTCTGATGTGGAAACGCTCCCGTCTGCTCTGGCCCACGCTGGCCGCATGCGCCTCGGCCTCTGCATGGGCTGCCCCCGCGTCCATCGCCATCCCCAACGCCGGCTTTGAATCCGGCGCCGCCAGCGGCCTGCCCCAGGGCTGGACCGCGTCAGGCCAGGGCAAGGTGTCCGCCCGCACCGACGCGAAGTCGGAGGGCAGCCGCAGCCTCGTCATCGAAAGCCCCCAGGGCGGCGCGGAGACCACCGTCGTCTCCGAGCCCGTGAAGCTCCAGGTGGGCCGCCTCTACCGGCTCTCCGCCTGGGTGCGCACCCAGGGCGTGCAGGCGGACGCGCAGGCCCGCTATCCCACGGCGCTGGGCGCGTGTCTGTCCATGCAGAGCTTCCCCTTCACCAACTGCTCTCCGCCGCAGGGCGCCGACCAGAGCGGCCGGGTGCAGGTGCTGTTCTTCGCCACCACGTCCAATGACCGCGTGCGCGCGCACCTGGGCCACAACGGCAAGGCCACCGGCACCGCGTGGTTCGACGACGTGAAGCTGGAGGAGGTGACCGACGTCACCCAGTACATCCCGATGGAGAGCGTGCGGTGGGCCGGCAAGGGCTTCCGCTACGACGACGGCGGCTGGGTGTACGTGCACATCGAGGGCGAGCCCTACGAGCGCGGCCGTCAGTACGGCGAGCTCGTGTCGCAGGAGATCGTCCGCTACATCGAGAAGCTGGGCATCCAGAAGGATAAGGCGGACGCCGCGAAGGGCTGGGCGCAGGTGCGCCTGCTCGCGGACTCGCTGTTCCTGCGCCGCTTCGACCCCGAGTACCTGGAGGAGATGAAGGGCATCGCCGACGGCGCCAACGTGGGCGGCGCGAAGTTCAAGGGCCCGGATGGCAAGGAGCGCGACCTGGACGTGCTCGACGTCGTCGCCATCAACTCCGCCGTGGACCTGGGCCAGCTGGAGGACGCCAACCGCGTCACCGCGTCCCCGATCTCCGGGCGCACCTTCCTCAAGGGCGAGGACGAGAACGGCCGGGCGGGGGAGGGCGACCACTGCTCGTCCTTCGTGGCCACGAAGTCCGCGACGAAGGATGGCCGCGTCGTCATGGGCCAGATCTTCATGTGGAACGGCTACACCGGCGTCCACTGGGACGTGGTGCTGGACGTGCAGCCCACCAAGGGCCACCGCTTCGTGATGCAGACCTTCCCGGGCGGCATCCACAGCGGCTCCGACTGGATGCTCAACGACGCGGGCATCGTCATCGGCGAGACGACCGTGGGCCAGACGCCCTTCAACATCGACGGCACCCCGCAGAGCAACCGCATCCGCAAGGCCGTGCAGTACGCGAACTCCATCGACGACGTGGAGCGCATCCTCAAGGACCGCAACAACGGTCTCTATACCAACGACTGGACGCTCGCGGACACCAAGACGGACGAGGGCGCGTGCCTGCTCCTGGGCACCGCGAAGACGCGGCTGTGGCGCACCGGCAGCAAGGGCAAGGCCGGGGATACGCCTGGAAACCTCAAGGACTTCATCTGGGCCAACAACAACAACCGCGACCCGGAGGTCCGCAAGGAGTCCGTACCCAACGCGAGCAACGCTCCGGTGGACCTGGCCTTCAACACCTGGAACCGCGACGTCGCCTTCCAGGAGTACTACGCGAAGTACGGCAAGGGCGGCTTCGACGTGGACAGCGCCACGCGCATGATGGCGTCCAGCCCCATCAACCGTCCGCACGCGTGTGACGGGAAGATCACCACCTCGGAGATGACCGAGAAGCTGATGTTCCTGGCCCACTACGGCAAGACGACGCTGCGCGAGAAGATGGTGGGCAGCCGCTGGATTCCGGACCTGCCCGGCGCCACGCCGCACCTGTCCCTGGGCTACACCGCCTTCAGCCCCATCTACGTGGCGGACCAGCTGAAGGCCGCGAAGGCGAAGCAGAAGCCGGAGCCCAAGGCGGACAAGCCCAAGCGCGACTTCGCCCGCGTGAAGGACGCGCTGTCCTTCGACGAGAAGAAGCTCTGGGCCAACACGGTGTTCCCCGCGACGGACGCGGACAACTGGTTCGGCAGCGGCTCCGCCGCGTACTGGACCCAGCTCCGGGACCTGCCGGAAGGGGACGACCTGTCCAAGGCCTTCGACGCCCAGCGCGACGCGCTCGCGGAGCTCAACGCCCGCTACCTGTACGTCACGGCCCGCGAGGGCGACGTGGTGCCCACCGCCGCGCGCACGGACTACGGCCGTTATGGCCAGTACGCGGTGCCGCGCATCAAGGGCACGTACCTGCTGCACCAGCTGCGGCTGACCCTGGGCAACGCGAAGTTCGCCAAGGTGATGGGCGCGGTGCACTCGAAGTTCGCGAACAAGAAGCTCACCACCCAGGACTTCATCCGCACCGCTTCGGAGGCCGCGGGCCAGGACGTGAGCCCCTGGGTGAAGCAGTGGGTGGAGCGCGGGGGCCTGCCCGCGCCGCGCCTCACCTCCCGCGCCCAGAAGGCCAAGGAGGGCTACGAGGTGACGCTGAAGGTGGACCAGTCCGGTACGCCCTGGCGCTTCGCCACGCTGGTGGAGGTGCAGACGGAGAAGGGGGCCGTGCTGGAGCGCATGGAGGTGAAGAGCGGCAGCGACACCTTCACCGTGAAGGTCCCGGACCGGCCGGTGCGCGTGGTGTTCAACGTGGGCAACGACATCCCCGTGGCCCGCGAGCGCTACCAGACCCTGGCCAACACGCTGGATGACTGGGACAAGCTCCTCTTCGTGTACGGCTCCGCGCGCCAGGTGGAGTCCATGCGCACGCTGGCGACGAACTACCGCGAGCAGTTGGCGGACGCGTCCCCGGAGCGCCTGGCCCCGCTCAAGCCGGACGCGGAGGTGACGGACGCGGAGCTCGCGGACCGCGACCTCGTCGTCTTCGGGGGCCTGGAGGACAACGGGCTCATGGCGCGCCTGGCGGCGGAGAAGAAGCTGCCGGTGGAGCTGGGCCGGCGCTTCTTCCGCTGGCAGGGCAAGACGTACGGCCGCGCGGATGACGGCCTGGCCCTGGCGCTGCCCAACCCCTGGAACCCGAAGCGGACGCTGTACCTCTTCGTCGCCAACAGCGGCCTGGAGCTGTGGCACATGACTCGCTCGTTCCAGCGCGGCCTCCAGAGCTGGGCGCTGTTCCGCGCGGGCGAGGTCAGCGGCAAGGGCTTCCACGCCACCGACGGCTTCACCCAGGAGCTGTCCGTGGACCTGCCGGCCCCCAAGCTGGGCATGCTCACGCCCTGA